The following coding sequences lie in one Gammaproteobacteria bacterium genomic window:
- the pyrH gene encoding UMP kinase encodes MATQAPAYKRILLKLSGEALMGSGDYGIDPKVLARFAAEVRDIRDAGVQVGLVIGGGNIFRGAGLASGGMDRVTADHMGMLATLMNALALQDALERLGVFARVMSGMRVNQVCEDYIRRRAVRHLEKGRVCIFAAGTGNPFFTTDTAASLRAIETGAELLIKATQVDGVYSADPKKDPKAKRYDHLTYDRVIADKLMVMDATAMVLCRDNDIPLRVFDISHEGDLMRMIMGDTSVGTLVDNGGNS; translated from the coding sequence CCCAAGCCCCCGCCTACAAACGCATCCTGCTCAAGCTCTCGGGCGAGGCCCTGATGGGCTCCGGCGACTACGGCATCGATCCCAAGGTGCTGGCGCGCTTCGCCGCGGAGGTCCGCGACATACGCGATGCCGGGGTGCAGGTGGGCCTGGTCATCGGCGGCGGCAACATCTTCCGCGGCGCCGGCCTCGCCAGCGGCGGCATGGACCGGGTCACCGCTGACCACATGGGCATGCTCGCCACCCTCATGAACGCGCTGGCGCTGCAGGATGCCCTGGAACGCCTCGGGGTGTTCGCCCGCGTCATGTCCGGCATGCGCGTCAACCAGGTGTGCGAGGACTACATCCGCCGCCGCGCGGTCCGCCACCTGGAGAAGGGGCGGGTGTGCATCTTCGCCGCCGGCACCGGCAACCCGTTCTTCACCACCGACACGGCCGCGAGCCTGCGCGCCATCGAGACCGGCGCGGAACTGCTGATCAAGGCCACCCAGGTGGACGGCGTGTACTCCGCCGATCCCAAGAAGGATCCGAAGGCCAAGCGCTACGACCACCTCACCTACGACCGGGTGATTGCCGACAAGCTCATGGTGATGGACGCCACCGCCATGGTGCTGTGCCGCGACAACGACATCCCGCTCAGGGTGTTCGACATCTCGCACGAGGGCGACCTCATGCGCATGATCATGGGCGACACCAGCGTGGGCACGCTGGTGGACAACGGAGGAAATTCATGA